In the genome of Agromyces sp. CF514, the window ACCCCGGCGTCGGGCGCACCTGGCACATCGTGAACACCGAGAAGACGAACCGCCTCGGCCGGCCCGTCGGGTACGAGCTCATCGCGCAGGGGTCGCCCACCCTGCTCGCCGATCCCGAATCGGTCATCGCCCAGCGCGCCGGCTTCACGCGCAAGCACCTCTGGGTCACGCAGTACGACCGGGCAGAGCGCTACCCCGCCGGCGACCTCGTGAACCAGAACCCCGGCGGCGACGGCCTGCCGCGGTACACGGCCGCCGACCGCTCGATCGACGGAGACGACATCGTGCTCTGGCACACGTTCGGCCCGACCCACTTCCCGCGGGTCGAGGACTGGCCCGTGATGCCGGTCGACACGGCCAAGTTCACGCTCAAGCCGTACGGCTTCTTCGGCCGCAACCCGACGCTCAACGTGCCCTCGTCGGCCGCGCTCGGGATGGCCTGCCACACCGGGGCGGCTCACGAAGGCCACGACGCGGACGGATGTCGGTGCGAGGCCGGGGCGTGCACGTGCGCCGGGCACGGGCACTGACCACGCGCTGACGCGCCAGGGGGCCGGATGTCGCAGCCGCGGCATCCGGCCCTCATCGCGTCGCCCGGCCGAACGCGCGCAGCGGCCGCACGCAGCGGGCCGCACGCCGTGGCTACCGCAGCAGGTCGAGGTACCCCTCGAGCAGGCGCGTGAGGCGAGCGGGGTCTGCGCTCGCCGGGGAGACGACGGCGATCACCTGCACGCCGTCGACGAAGGCCATGAGGTGGTCGGTCGCGACCGCCACGTCGAGGTCGGCGCGCGCCTCGCCGAGCTGCTTCGCACGCTCGAGGTGATCGGCGATCTCGACCCGCCATTCGTCCATGGTGCGCTCGTGCAGGGCCAGCAGGTCGGGTTCGTTGGCCGCGTACTCCCAGAACGGAATCACGATGCGCGCCTCGAGGATGCGCTCCTCGTCGAGCGGGAAGATCTGCAGCATGAGCTCGCGCAGTGCGGGCATGCCCTCGAGGTCGGCACGCACGGCCGCGAACCTGGCGTTGGTCGCCGAGTAGACGTGCTCGAACGTGGCCCCGATCAGCTCCTCCTTGTTGCGGAAGTACGGGAAGAGCCCGCCGTTGGCGACGCCGGCCGACCTCGCGATCTCGCGCATCGTCGTGGCGCGGAACCCCTTCTCGGCGATGAGTCGCCAGGTCGCGCGCACGATCTCGAGTCGGCGCTCGTCGTGGTCGACGATCTTCGGCATGGTCCCCTCTCGCGACCCTCGGCGGAGCGGTCACGGGCGCCGTGGTCGCCGTCCACGATACGCGTGCGGCCTCCGACGACGGGGACGCACGCGGACGGGCCGGGAGCGACTCGCGCTCCCGGCCCGCCGGTGTGCTCGCGGATCAGCCGTTGACGACCTGCGGCACGCCGAGCGCCTTCAGGCCCTCGACGCCGAACTCGAGCCCGTAGCCCGACTGCTTCGCGCCGCCGAACGGCACCATCGGGTGGATCGTGCCGTGCGAGTTGATCCACACGGTGCCGGCCTCGATGCGTGCGGCGACGCGTCGCGCCTCGTCGCGATCCGACGCCCACACCGAGGCGCCGAGCCCGACCTCGACGTCGTTCGCGAGGGCGATCGCCTCGTCGACGTCGTGGTAGCGGATGATCGGCAGCGCCGGGCCGAACTGCTCCTCCTGCACGAGCGGGTTCGCGTTCTCGATGTCGGCGATGAGCGTCGTCGGGTAGAAGTGACCCGGCTGGTCGCGGTCGGGCTCGCCGCCGAGCAGCACGCGAGCGCCAGACGCCTTGGCCGACTCGACCAGCCGGTCGACGATGTCGAACTGCTGGCGGTTCTGCAGCGGGCCGAGCACGTTCGCCTCGTCGAGACCGACGCCCATGGGCATGGCGGCCGCGACCTCGACCAGGGCCTCGCACACCGCGTCGTAGACGCTGTCGTGCACGTACAGGCGCTTCAGCGCGGCGCAGGTCTGGCCCGTGTTGATGAACGCGCCCCAGAACAGTCCCTCGGCGATCGCCTTCGGGTCGACGTCGGGCAGCACGATGCCCGCGTCGTTGCCGCCGAGTTCGAGCGAGAGCCGCTTGACCGTGTCGGCCGAGCTGCGGATGAT includes:
- a CDS encoding TetR/AcrR family transcriptional regulator — translated: MPKIVDHDERRLEIVRATWRLIAEKGFRATTMREIARSAGVANGGLFPYFRNKEELIGATFEHVYSATNARFAAVRADLEGMPALRELMLQIFPLDEERILEARIVIPFWEYAANEPDLLALHERTMDEWRVEIADHLERAKQLGEARADLDVAVATDHLMAFVDGVQVIAVVSPASADPARLTRLLEGYLDLLR
- a CDS encoding aldehyde dehydrogenase family protein, whose translation is MDSPTPVLEPTTDDLLAEITPQEGERRDILDPATGEVIGQAPVHSVDDLEAAVARAKAAQPAWAALGHERRSELLMQAADAIDAEAEALARILSREQGKPLNGPNARFEVGGASGWLRAAAATPLETEVVFDDGQTHAELTYRPIGVVGAIGPWNWPQMITVWQVGPALRMGNTVVVKPSEYTPLSVLALIAVINRVLPEGVVEIVSGGREIGAALSSHPAVGKVMFTGSTATGKAIIRSSADTVKRLSLELGGNDAGIVLPDVDPKAIAEGLFWGAFINTGQTCAALKRLYVHDSVYDAVCEALVEVAAAMPMGVGLDEANVLGPLQNRQQFDIVDRLVESAKASGARVLLGGEPDRDQPGHFYPTTLIADIENANPLVQEEQFGPALPIIRYHDVDEAIALANDVEVGLGASVWASDRDEARRVAARIEAGTVWINSHGTIHPMVPFGGAKQSGYGLEFGVEGLKALGVPQVVNG